One Homalodisca vitripennis isolate AUS2020 unplaced genomic scaffold, UT_GWSS_2.1 ScUCBcl_1846;HRSCAF=5976, whole genome shotgun sequence DNA segment encodes these proteins:
- the LOC124371682 gene encoding uncharacterized protein LOC124371682, translating into MKLPSVQRIFIQPPEFDGDTSAEDSADEDDGGKLDNLPKTQLAGFGEAVFWLMAQEWGMNMTKCKHGFLRGKSTTTAIVHLSEFIIDQLEEGATVTAMLLDFSKAFDCLNHSLLLQKVENMGSRGASQNWLASYLKDRQQLVEVPYTTNNKHIP; encoded by the exons ATGAAACTTCCCTCTGTGCAACGGATATTCATTCAACCACCTGAATTCGATGGGGATACATCCGCAGAAGATTCTGCAGATGAGGATGATGGGGGTAAACTAGACAATTTACCGAAAACTCAGTTAGCTGGCTTCGGAGAAGCAGTGTTTTGGCTGATGGCACAAGAATGGGGGATGAACATGACGAAGTGCAAG CATGGCTTCCTCCGTGGCAAATCCACAACTACGGCAATAGTACACCTGTCAGAATTCATCATTGACCAACTTGAAGAAGGTGCGACTGTGACTGCCATGCTGTTGGAtttcagtaaggcctttgattgcctAAACCACTCTCTACTTCTCCAAAAAGTAGAGAACATGGGCAGTAGGGGAGCATCACAAAACTGGCTTGCTAGCTACCTGAAGGATCGACAACAACTAGTTGAAGTGCCATATACGACCAACAACAAACACATCCCATAA